A region from the Rosa rugosa chromosome 6, drRosRugo1.1, whole genome shotgun sequence genome encodes:
- the LOC133717050 gene encoding ras-related protein RABF1 yields MGCSSSLPDRGSGRLVGPNVENGGAADAKNLRVKLVLLGDSGVGKSCIVLRFVRGQFDPTSKVTVGASFLSQTIALQDSTTVKFEIWDTAGQERYAALAPLYYRGAAVAVIVYDITSPESFNKAQYWVKELQKHGTPDIVLALVGNKADLHEKREVSVQDGMDYAEKNGMFFIETSAKTADNINLLFEEIAKRLPRPALSSSSSILNP; encoded by the exons ATGGGTTGCTCCTCCTCCCTTCCAG ATAGAGGTTCTGGGCGGTTGGTTGGGCCGAATGTGGAAAACGGTGGAGCTGCAGACGCCAAAAATCTACGCGTGAAG CTAGTTTTGTTGGGTGATTCTGGTGTTGGTAAGAGCTGCATAGTTCTTCGTTTTGTTCGTGGTCAGTTTGATCCCACATCCAAG gTGACTGTTGGAGCCTCATTCTTGTCACAGACGATAGCTTTACAAGATTCTACAACAGTCAAATTTGAGATATGGGACACTGCTGGCCAAGAAAG GTACGCTGCATTGGCCCCCCTTTATTATCGAGGTGCAGCAGTGGCAGTCATTGTATATGATATAACAAGTCCAGAGTCTTTCAACAAAGCACAGTATTGGGTCAAG GAGCTGCAAAAACATGGGACCCCTGATATTGTCTTGGCCTTGGTTGGTAACAAAGCTGATCTTCATGAGAAACGTGAAGTTTCTGTTCAA GATGGCATGGACTATGCAGAAAAGAATGGGATGTTCTTTATCGAGACATCTGCAAAGACAGCAGATAATATTAATCTGCTGTTTGAG GAAATAGCCAAGCGTCTACCCCGTCCGGCTttatcatcatcctcatcaatACTGAACCCATGA